In Silene latifolia isolate original U9 population chromosome 6, ASM4854445v1, whole genome shotgun sequence, the genomic window GTGGAGGGCGAGTTGCGTGGTTTGGGAAAGGAGGAGCGTGTTCTATTTATGACCGCCTGCTGGGTGATTTGGGAGCAGAGAAATAAATTGTTATTTGATAATGGGGAATGGACGGGGGAGGGGGTTGTGAGGAGGATCACGGATATGGTATGGGAGATGTCGGGTTTGGGTGTGGATAGGACTGAGGTGGGTAGGGGGGAGGAGGAGCCGTTGAGTGGTGTTAGCTGGGCTAGACCGTCTGATGGTATGTGGAAGATAAATGTTGATGCAGGTGTGAAGGAGGGGATGGGTGTTGGATTGGGTGCGGTCTGCCGAGATGGTGATGGACGGGTGGTATGGGCTGTGTCAGTTCAAAGCTCGGGGATTTGTTGTGTGAAATCGGCTGAGGCGGAAGCTATTCTTCTTGGCTTGAAGGAGGCGAAGCGTGTTGGGATGCGGAGTATTATCATCGAGAGCGATTGCCTTAATGTGGTTGCTGATTTAAAGGGCAGGAAGAAGGGTCGTGGTGACGTTTTCCTTATCTACGATGAGATTTTTAGTTTAGTTCCGTTCTTTGTTTCAGTTATCTTTAATTATACTCGTAGGGTGTGTAATAAGCTAGCTCATTTAGTGGCTCATGCTACGCCATGGACCATAGGTAGAAGGTTT contains:
- the LOC141588636 gene encoding uncharacterized protein LOC141588636, whose amino-acid sequence is MEVFRSNSSMRIREWVEGELRGLGKEERVLFMTACWVIWEQRNKLLFDNGEWTGEGVVRRITDMVWEMSGLGVDRTEVGRGEEEPLSGVSWARPSDGMWKINVDAGVKEGMGVGLGAVCRDGDGRVVWAVSVQSSGICCVKSAEAEAILLGLKEAKRVGMRSIIIESDCLNVVADLKGRKKGRGDVFLIYDEIFSLVPFFVSVIFNYTRRVCNKLAHLVAHATPWTIGRRFWMDSLPQPFVNAVEQDLINIC